In one Nocardioides luteus genomic region, the following are encoded:
- a CDS encoding putative PEP-binding protein, with translation MVTSHSSVLSGTPVVPGIVLAPVHVVRTEVDPLALAAFERRGFEHPEDALAAYAAAATAVADGYARRAETASGAAASVLSASAGLARDKGLRVAVEKHLRAGEGLVASVGAAVEQFATLFSGMGGLMAERVTDLRDIERRVLAHLAGEPEPGVDVPEGTSVLVAADLAPSDTAALDPARVVALVTERGGPTSHTAIIARQLGIPCLVGVAGATGIAPGTLVLVDGQAGIVDLEPGPDAAAHAEADLARRQAIAAWTGPGRTADGHPVALLANVADGSSARDAAAGQVEGVGLFRTELCFLDRREEPTVAEQADVYAEVLAPFAGRGHVVVRTLDAGSDKPIAFATHEGEENPALGVRGLRLAADNPGLLERQLDAIAIAAERTGAETWVMAPMVATVQEAADFAALVRARGLKPGVMVEVPAAALMAHRMLEVVDFLSIGTNDLTQYAMAADRLAADLAHLTDPWQSAVLQLIAITAEAGRTAGKPVGICGEAAADPLLAPVLVGLGITSLSMAPAAVPAVGARLGSVTAGLCDEAAEAALGALSPAEGREAVAKLLG, from the coding sequence ATGGTCACGTCTCACTCATCTGTTCTCTCCGGCACGCCGGTCGTCCCGGGGATCGTGCTGGCGCCCGTCCACGTGGTGCGGACCGAGGTCGACCCGCTCGCGCTGGCCGCCTTCGAACGGCGCGGCTTCGAGCACCCGGAGGACGCCCTCGCGGCCTACGCGGCAGCCGCCACCGCCGTCGCCGACGGCTACGCACGACGCGCTGAGACCGCGTCGGGAGCCGCCGCCTCCGTGCTGAGCGCGAGTGCCGGGCTGGCCCGCGACAAGGGGCTGCGCGTCGCCGTGGAGAAGCACCTGCGTGCGGGGGAGGGCCTGGTGGCCTCCGTCGGGGCGGCGGTCGAGCAGTTCGCGACGCTGTTCAGCGGGATGGGCGGCCTGATGGCCGAGCGGGTCACCGACCTGCGCGACATCGAGCGCCGGGTCCTGGCCCACCTCGCCGGTGAGCCCGAGCCCGGTGTGGACGTGCCCGAGGGGACGAGCGTGCTGGTCGCCGCCGATCTCGCGCCTTCCGACACCGCCGCCCTCGACCCGGCCCGGGTGGTCGCCCTCGTCACCGAGCGCGGCGGCCCCACCAGCCACACCGCGATCATCGCCCGCCAGCTCGGCATCCCGTGCCTGGTCGGGGTGGCCGGCGCGACCGGCATCGCCCCGGGCACCCTCGTGCTCGTCGACGGCCAGGCCGGCATCGTCGACCTCGAGCCCGGACCGGACGCAGCCGCTCACGCCGAGGCCGACCTCGCCCGGCGACAGGCGATCGCCGCCTGGACCGGACCCGGACGCACCGCCGACGGCCACCCGGTCGCGCTCCTCGCCAACGTCGCGGACGGCTCCTCGGCACGCGACGCGGCAGCCGGCCAGGTCGAGGGCGTGGGACTCTTCCGCACCGAGCTCTGCTTCCTCGACCGGCGCGAGGAGCCCACCGTCGCCGAGCAGGCCGACGTCTACGCCGAGGTGCTCGCGCCCTTCGCCGGCCGCGGCCACGTCGTCGTACGCACCCTGGACGCCGGCTCCGACAAGCCGATCGCCTTCGCGACCCACGAGGGTGAGGAGAACCCCGCCCTGGGTGTACGCGGCCTGCGGCTCGCCGCCGACAACCCCGGCCTCCTCGAGCGCCAGCTCGACGCCATCGCGATCGCCGCCGAGCGCACCGGCGCCGAGACCTGGGTGATGGCGCCGATGGTCGCCACGGTCCAGGAGGCCGCCGACTTCGCCGCGCTCGTCCGCGCCCGCGGCCTCAAGCCCGGCGTCATGGTCGAGGTGCCGGCCGCTGCGCTGATGGCCCACCGGATGCTGGAGGTCGTCGACTTCCTCTCCATCGGCACCAACGACCTGACCCAGTACGCCATGGCCGCCGACCGGCTGGCCGCCGACCTCGCCCACCTGACCGATCCCTGGCAGTCAGCGGTGCTGCAGCTCATCGCGATCACCGCCGAGGCGGGACGTACGGCTGGCAAGCCTGTCGGGATCTGCGGCGAGGCCGCCGCCGACCCGCTGCTCGCGCCGGTGCTCGTGGGCCTCGGCATCACCTCGCTGTCGATGGCTCCTGCGGCCGTCCCGGCCGTCGGCGCCCGGCTCGGATCGGTGACCGCAGGGCTGTGCGACGAAGCCGCCGAGGCCGCGCTCGGTGCGCTGTCGCCCGCCGAGGGCCGCGAGGCGGTCGCCAAGCTCCTCGGCTGA
- a CDS encoding DeoR/GlpR family DNA-binding transcription regulator, giving the protein MYAEERQIATARLVAERGRISVADIAERFEVTTETVRRDLSTLERRGLVRRVHGGAVPVETMAVLESALGEREQTFTAQKDRIAEAALDLLPTTGGTIAIDAGTTTSRFARALPRDHQLTVVTHAVPVAAMLAGSPQIELHLLPGRVRPATQAAVGAETVDALSRLRVDVCFVATNGLTLAHGLSTPDHDEAATKRALVNAARRVVCLTDSSKIGVETTLRFAALGNVDVLVTDSDIDDDVADELRESGLEVRIA; this is encoded by the coding sequence ATGTACGCCGAGGAGCGGCAGATCGCGACGGCCCGTCTCGTCGCCGAGCGCGGGCGGATATCCGTGGCCGACATCGCCGAACGGTTCGAGGTCACCACCGAGACCGTCCGTCGAGACCTCTCCACGCTGGAGCGACGCGGCCTGGTCCGCCGCGTGCACGGCGGGGCGGTGCCGGTGGAGACGATGGCGGTGCTCGAGTCCGCGCTCGGCGAGCGGGAGCAGACCTTCACCGCCCAGAAGGACCGCATCGCCGAGGCAGCCCTCGACCTCCTCCCCACCACCGGTGGCACCATCGCCATCGACGCCGGGACGACCACCAGCAGGTTCGCCCGGGCCCTCCCCCGTGACCACCAGCTCACGGTGGTGACCCACGCCGTCCCGGTCGCGGCGATGCTGGCCGGAAGTCCCCAGATCGAGCTCCACCTGCTGCCCGGACGCGTCCGGCCGGCCACCCAGGCCGCCGTCGGCGCCGAGACCGTGGACGCGCTCAGCCGGCTCCGGGTCGACGTCTGCTTCGTGGCGACCAACGGACTGACGTTGGCCCATGGCCTCTCCACCCCCGACCACGACGAGGCCGCGACCAAGCGAGCGCTGGTCAACGCCGCCCGCCGGGTCGTGTGCCTGACCGACTCCAGCAAGATCGGCGTCGAGACCACCCTCCGCTTCGCCGCGCTGGGCAACGTCGACGTGCTCGTCACCGACAGCGACATCGACGACGACGTCGCCGACGAGCTGCGCGAGAGCGGCCTCGAGGTGCGGATCGCATGA
- a CDS encoding SRPBCC family protein yields MPARYVFTETWELPLSPEAVRDALVDVERYPRWWPQVRAVAKLGEDDALLVCRSVLPYDLEIVLHAVSRDLPTLEVGIGGDLDGFARWTLTPAPSGSRMVFEQEVVVRGLLGLASVALRPVLAWNHRKMMLGCRQGLPAAVGSA; encoded by the coding sequence ATGCCCGCGCGCTACGTGTTCACCGAGACCTGGGAGCTCCCGTTGTCACCCGAGGCGGTGCGGGACGCACTGGTCGACGTCGAGCGCTACCCGCGGTGGTGGCCGCAGGTGCGGGCGGTGGCGAAGCTCGGTGAGGACGATGCCCTGCTCGTGTGCCGCTCGGTGCTGCCCTACGACCTGGAGATCGTGCTGCACGCCGTCAGCCGCGACCTGCCCACGCTGGAGGTCGGCATCGGCGGCGACCTCGACGGGTTCGCGCGCTGGACTCTGACGCCGGCGCCGAGCGGGAGCCGGATGGTGTTCGAGCAGGAGGTCGTCGTACGCGGCCTGCTCGGCCTGGCCTCGGTCGCACTGCGACCGGTCCTGGCCTGGAACCACCGGAAGATGATGCTCGGCTGCCGGCAGGGACTGCCCGCGGCCGTCGGTTCTGCCTAG
- a CDS encoding DUF4194 domain-containing protein produces MTDTETEAVAYGSEPEGFIEPVSMEDDPTELFVGDRGVLDADVRRVLVQLLRRRFITAERSPRQWRTLLDHQAVIESRLHDLFVRLVVDHDRGIAYKRQVRSEELDVPVLLKDDAYSRAETLVLVHLRTVFQRERGAGQSSARVDADELEQTVLTYFDVASGDAAPRREIRRAVERLAREGLLEEESEDRYRITPLVEIVLSVEKLTELKAWLRDPTGTTRVEVAVEAEEPDDADDLEDPKSDDEAGETER; encoded by the coding sequence TTGACTGACACCGAGACCGAGGCGGTCGCCTACGGCAGCGAGCCGGAGGGCTTCATCGAGCCCGTCTCGATGGAGGACGACCCGACCGAGCTGTTCGTCGGCGACCGCGGTGTCCTGGACGCCGACGTACGCCGGGTGCTGGTCCAGCTCCTGCGGCGGCGGTTCATCACCGCGGAGCGGAGCCCGCGCCAGTGGCGTACGCTGCTCGACCACCAGGCGGTGATCGAGTCACGGCTCCACGACCTGTTCGTCCGGCTCGTGGTCGACCACGACCGCGGGATCGCCTACAAGCGCCAGGTGCGCTCGGAGGAGCTCGACGTGCCGGTGCTCCTCAAGGACGACGCCTACTCGCGCGCCGAGACGCTGGTGCTGGTCCATCTGCGCACCGTCTTCCAGCGCGAGCGTGGCGCGGGGCAGAGCTCCGCACGCGTGGACGCCGACGAGCTGGAGCAGACCGTGCTCACCTACTTCGACGTCGCCAGCGGCGACGCGGCCCCGCGCCGGGAGATCCGCCGGGCCGTCGAGCGGCTCGCCCGGGAGGGCCTCCTCGAGGAGGAGTCCGAGGATCGCTATCGGATCACGCCGCTGGTCGAGATCGTGCTGAGCGTCGAGAAGCTGACCGAGCTCAAGGCGTGGCTGAGGGACCCGACGGGTACGACCCGGGTCGAGGTCGCCGTCGAGGCCGAGGAGCCTGACGACGCTGACGATCTGGAAGACCCGAAGAGCGACGACGAGGCGGGGGAGACCGAGCGGTGA
- a CDS encoding ATP-binding protein, protein MIDSLFGLIPERSTGRQWVASELQLVNWGGYDGAHRVRFSPTATLLTGGSGSGKSTLMDAYIALIMPHTTPFNGASNGGVVGRPRGQDQRNILSYARGKIDEAKTAEGTKIRVLRGDGRDTWSAIAMTWADQTGARFTAVRAWYVPASAKNLDDVTKLRAVAEAGFDVRDLEPVAAHRFTRTAVSEVGLTPIDTDRDFTARIHSALGIGAAGDGEKAVNLLGRIQAGQQITTVDDLYKKMVLEEPETIATADGVVAHFDELSATRDRMVTAQQQVRALTPIRELRIAMEDAASRLEVIDGIGAFGDETTPAGLWRAGKRVDLLSELESDLSSRRSAAEKAVAEKQALIDAAESERDGLAVTVAASGGRRLEEATREIKAAESRADQVRRAREALEAELTILGAEATTQADFEALQTSAREALVDDDARTTALNAYAAARSAEAEAIKLVGRLEGELADAEKTKNNIPEPLRAARAVLAEAAGLSPAEMPFVGELVEVRTEHEAWREAFNLALGGFATTMLVDAAHVGAFRAAIDSVRQRTRIRYEAVPTGTKDTTILDEGTLPGRLDYRRGVFTGWLKKRLAERHGYVCVQTPALLGQHRMALTVTGQVSQGSRGAHGGQGGGNVLGFTNTRRVAELTEVLETARRDAEKARTAVAEAERAIKELDLRRTSFKAVSALTWDQVDVTGAEAERDRWAAVIEEVTADNPEIATLQKRLKEARAKVDALREGIGAAKSAFKELDARWSDVVEQVDRAKDALEEAAASGTEIAPAQADYLEQLFKAAGGEAAGRREDALAELDAVFARAGESLDADRVGAQETIGAARVQLQQTFESFLERWPNPNLHTDPDASYADFDRLLDELQTSGLHELEVEWRDSLLNLSGNDLTNLDSTLSRAVREIRDRIDPINQILAELPFNDDDHRLRIDTQEGQSAVRGRFRKELRAVRDLIERASTNETREQAYTRMSRLIDRMRRTAPDFADLIDVRNHVRVSAEKVTADTGEHVALYDHIGEKSGGESQELVAFIVGAALRYQLGDAGAERPRYAPVFLDEALIKADARFTGRAIGAWRGLGFQLIIGAPNDKHSAIEPHVDVQYTVLKDAEGHSFPKLEVGLEEIPAG, encoded by the coding sequence ATGATCGACAGCCTCTTCGGCCTCATCCCGGAGCGCTCGACCGGGCGGCAGTGGGTCGCGAGCGAGCTGCAGCTGGTCAACTGGGGCGGCTACGACGGCGCCCACCGGGTGCGCTTCTCGCCGACCGCGACGCTGCTGACCGGAGGCTCCGGGTCGGGCAAGTCGACCCTGATGGACGCCTACATCGCCCTGATCATGCCCCACACGACGCCGTTCAACGGCGCCTCCAACGGCGGCGTCGTGGGTCGGCCGCGGGGTCAGGACCAGCGCAACATCCTCTCCTACGCGCGCGGCAAGATCGACGAGGCGAAGACCGCCGAGGGCACCAAGATCCGGGTGCTGCGCGGCGACGGCCGCGACACCTGGTCGGCGATCGCGATGACCTGGGCCGACCAGACCGGCGCCCGCTTCACCGCGGTCCGTGCCTGGTACGTCCCCGCCTCCGCGAAGAACCTCGACGACGTGACCAAGCTCCGTGCCGTGGCCGAGGCGGGCTTCGACGTACGCGACCTGGAGCCGGTCGCGGCCCACCGGTTCACCCGCACCGCGGTCTCCGAGGTGGGCCTGACCCCGATCGACACCGACCGAGACTTCACCGCCCGGATCCACTCGGCGCTCGGGATCGGTGCCGCCGGCGACGGCGAGAAGGCGGTCAACCTCCTCGGCCGGATCCAGGCGGGCCAGCAGATCACCACGGTCGACGACCTCTACAAGAAGATGGTGCTCGAGGAGCCCGAGACCATCGCCACCGCCGACGGCGTCGTCGCCCACTTCGACGAGCTCTCCGCGACCCGCGACCGGATGGTCACCGCGCAGCAGCAGGTTCGTGCGCTGACGCCGATCCGGGAGCTCCGTATCGCCATGGAGGATGCCGCCTCCCGGCTGGAGGTCATCGACGGGATCGGTGCCTTCGGCGACGAGACGACCCCCGCCGGGCTGTGGCGGGCGGGCAAGCGGGTCGACCTGCTCAGCGAGCTCGAGTCCGACCTCAGCTCCCGCAGGAGCGCCGCGGAGAAGGCGGTGGCCGAGAAGCAGGCGCTGATCGACGCCGCCGAGTCCGAGCGCGACGGCCTGGCGGTCACCGTCGCGGCCTCCGGCGGTCGCCGCCTCGAGGAGGCCACCCGCGAGATCAAGGCCGCCGAGAGCCGCGCCGATCAGGTACGCCGCGCCCGCGAGGCGCTCGAGGCCGAGCTCACGATCCTCGGCGCTGAAGCGACCACCCAGGCCGACTTCGAGGCTCTCCAGACGAGCGCTCGTGAGGCGCTGGTCGACGACGACGCCCGCACCACCGCCCTCAACGCGTACGCCGCCGCGCGGTCCGCGGAGGCCGAGGCGATCAAGCTGGTCGGCCGGCTCGAGGGCGAGCTCGCCGATGCCGAGAAGACGAAGAACAACATCCCCGAGCCGCTGCGCGCGGCCCGTGCGGTGCTGGCCGAGGCGGCCGGACTGAGCCCGGCCGAGATGCCGTTCGTGGGCGAGCTGGTCGAGGTGCGCACCGAGCACGAGGCCTGGCGCGAGGCGTTCAACCTGGCGCTCGGCGGCTTCGCGACCACCATGCTCGTCGACGCGGCGCACGTCGGCGCGTTCCGGGCGGCGATCGACTCGGTGCGGCAGCGCACCCGGATCCGCTACGAGGCGGTCCCCACCGGGACGAAGGACACCACGATCCTCGACGAGGGCACCCTGCCGGGGCGCCTCGACTACCGCCGCGGCGTGTTCACGGGCTGGCTCAAGAAGCGACTGGCCGAACGGCACGGCTACGTCTGTGTGCAGACCCCCGCGCTGCTCGGCCAGCACCGGATGGCACTGACCGTGACCGGCCAGGTCTCCCAGGGGTCGCGCGGTGCTCACGGTGGCCAGGGCGGCGGCAACGTGCTCGGCTTCACCAACACCCGTCGCGTCGCCGAGCTCACCGAGGTGCTCGAGACCGCCCGTCGCGATGCCGAGAAGGCGCGGACGGCGGTCGCGGAGGCCGAGCGGGCCATCAAGGAGCTCGATCTGCGGCGTACGTCCTTCAAGGCGGTCTCCGCGCTGACCTGGGACCAGGTCGACGTCACCGGGGCCGAGGCCGAGCGCGACCGCTGGGCCGCGGTGATCGAGGAGGTCACCGCCGACAACCCGGAGATCGCCACGCTCCAGAAGCGGCTTAAGGAGGCGCGGGCCAAGGTGGACGCGCTGCGCGAGGGCATCGGCGCCGCCAAGAGCGCGTTCAAGGAGCTCGACGCGCGCTGGAGCGACGTGGTCGAGCAGGTCGACCGCGCCAAGGACGCGCTGGAGGAGGCGGCGGCCTCCGGCACCGAGATCGCCCCGGCCCAGGCCGACTATCTCGAGCAGCTCTTCAAGGCGGCCGGCGGTGAAGCGGCCGGCCGGCGCGAGGACGCACTCGCCGAGCTCGACGCGGTCTTCGCCCGCGCGGGCGAGAGCCTCGACGCCGACCGTGTCGGCGCGCAGGAGACGATCGGTGCCGCCCGCGTGCAGCTCCAGCAGACCTTCGAGTCCTTCCTCGAGCGCTGGCCCAACCCCAACCTCCACACCGACCCGGACGCCTCCTACGCCGACTTCGACCGCCTCCTCGACGAGCTGCAGACCAGCGGCCTGCACGAGCTCGAGGTCGAGTGGCGCGACTCGCTGCTCAACCTCTCGGGCAACGACCTGACCAACCTCGACTCGACCCTGTCGCGGGCCGTTCGGGAAATCCGCGACCGGATCGACCCGATCAACCAGATCCTCGCCGAGCTGCCGTTCAACGACGACGACCATCGGCTGCGGATCGACACCCAGGAGGGCCAGTCGGCCGTCCGCGGCCGCTTCCGCAAGGAGCTCCGCGCGGTGCGCGACCTGATCGAGAGGGCCTCGACCAACGAGACCCGGGAACAGGCCTACACCCGGATGTCGCGACTCATCGACCGGATGCGCCGCACCGCCCCAGACTTCGCCGACCTGATCGACGTACGCAACCACGTCCGCGTCAGCGCCGAGAAGGTCACCGCCGACACCGGTGAGCACGTCGCCCTCTACGACCACATCGGCGAGAAGTCCGGGGGCGAGTCGCAGGAGCTGGTCGCCTTCATCGTGGGCGCCGCGCTGCGCTACCAGCTCGGCGACGCCGGTGCCGAGCGACCGCGCTACGCACCGGTCTTCCTCGACGAGGCGCTGATCAAGGCCGACGCCCGTTTCACCGGCCGCGCGATCGGCGCCTGGCGGGGTCTCGGGTTCCAGCTCATCATCGGCGCGCCGAACGACAAGCACAGCGCCATCGAGCCGCACGTCGACGTTCAGTACACCGTGCTCAAGGACGCCGAGGGCCACTCGTTCCCGAAGCTCGAGGTCGGCCTCGAGGAGATCCCGGCCGGCTGA
- a CDS encoding L,D-transpeptidase has translation MRVRSFPVVAAVALFVLSGCAEVPESPDSAAKGEPSASPSAKPLTAKIFPADGAKDVAVDSTVTVTATSGEFTSVKVAKPDGRTVPGSLSEDKKTWTANDLLDPALRYTVTATGETGKVTSSFSTRSLSLAQQTFATIVPVDKSEVGVGMPVAVYFDVPVKDHASFEKRMHVTATPAQTGSWYWVSDTEARYRPQHYWKPGTTIKVDLDINGASAGAGVYGQHSRTATYKVGDAHVFRVNARTHRMKVFSNGKLLRTIPATTGKPGFITRSGIKVISEKHRVKEMRSETIGISDQGSSDYYSLDDVEYAMRLTNSGEFIHAAPWSTGSQGYANVSHGCTGISTDNAAWLYGLARIGDIVETTGTDRKMEWDNGFGDWNLSWAEYQKGSAL, from the coding sequence ATGCGGGTTCGTTCCTTCCCTGTCGTGGCCGCCGTGGCCCTGTTCGTGCTCTCGGGCTGTGCCGAGGTCCCCGAGTCCCCCGACTCGGCCGCCAAGGGCGAGCCGAGCGCCTCGCCGTCGGCGAAGCCGCTCACCGCCAAGATCTTCCCCGCCGACGGGGCCAAGGACGTCGCGGTGGACAGCACCGTGACCGTCACCGCGACCTCGGGCGAGTTCACGAGCGTGAAGGTCGCCAAGCCGGACGGACGCACGGTCCCCGGCTCGCTGTCGGAGGACAAGAAGACGTGGACCGCCAACGACCTCCTTGACCCGGCGCTGCGCTACACCGTCACCGCCACCGGGGAGACCGGGAAGGTCACCAGCAGCTTCAGCACCCGCTCGCTCTCGCTGGCCCAGCAGACCTTCGCCACCATCGTCCCCGTCGACAAGTCCGAGGTCGGCGTCGGGATGCCGGTCGCGGTCTACTTCGACGTCCCGGTCAAGGACCACGCCTCCTTCGAGAAGCGCATGCACGTCACCGCCACCCCGGCCCAGACCGGCTCCTGGTACTGGGTCTCCGACACCGAGGCCCGCTACCGCCCGCAGCACTACTGGAAGCCCGGCACCACCATCAAGGTCGACCTCGACATCAACGGCGCCTCCGCGGGCGCGGGCGTCTACGGTCAGCACAGCCGCACCGCCACCTACAAGGTCGGCGACGCGCACGTCTTCAGGGTCAACGCCCGCACCCACCGGATGAAGGTGTTCAGCAACGGCAAGCTGCTGCGTACGATCCCGGCGACCACCGGCAAGCCCGGCTTCATCACCCGCTCGGGCATCAAGGTGATCTCCGAGAAGCACCGGGTCAAGGAGATGCGCTCGGAGACGATCGGCATCTCCGACCAGGGCTCGAGCGACTACTACTCCCTCGACGACGTCGAGTACGCCATGCGCCTGACCAACTCCGGCGAGTTCATCCACGCCGCCCCGTGGTCGACCGGCTCCCAGGGCTACGCCAACGTCTCCCACGGCTGCACCGGCATCTCCACCGACAACGCCGCCTGGCTCTACGGCCTGGCCCGCATCGGCGACATCGTCGAGACCACCGGCACCGACCGGAAGATGGAGTGGGACAACGGCTTCGGCGACTGGAACCTCTCCTGGGCCGAATACCAGAAGGGCTCGGCGCTCTAG
- a CDS encoding calcium:proton antiporter has translation MSAPAVRGRLQWSVVVPILALVVLVFAWLRHDHWTILAVVAAVLIGAVLSAVHHAEVVAHKVGEPFGSLILAIAVTVIEVGLIVMLMTSGGDNTSTYARDTVFAAVMITLNGIVGLSLMVGALKHGLVSFNAAGTGSAVATVIALAGLTLVLPRFTTSAQGPQYSPSQLAFAAIASLALYVAFLFTQTVRHRDFFLPVTSDEHGRMTGIVDLDEDSHADPPSAGEAGLSLALLLVSLVSVVGLAKVLSPTIESTVKNLGFPYAVVGVVIALLVLAPESIAAVRNASRDRVQTSLNLAYGSAMASIGLTIPTIAVAMIWLSGPLVLGLEPTQIVLLVITVFVTGLTVVQGRVYALQGFVHLVLMASFLFLSIQP, from the coding sequence ATGAGCGCACCAGCGGTCCGGGGCCGCCTGCAGTGGTCAGTGGTCGTGCCGATCCTCGCCCTGGTGGTGCTGGTGTTCGCATGGCTGCGCCACGACCACTGGACGATCCTCGCCGTGGTGGCGGCGGTGCTGATCGGTGCGGTGCTCAGCGCGGTCCACCACGCCGAGGTCGTGGCCCACAAGGTCGGCGAACCGTTCGGGTCGCTGATCCTCGCGATCGCGGTGACCGTGATCGAGGTCGGACTGATCGTGATGCTGATGACCAGCGGCGGCGACAACACCAGCACCTACGCGCGCGACACCGTCTTCGCCGCGGTGATGATCACCCTCAACGGCATCGTCGGGCTCTCGCTCATGGTCGGTGCCCTCAAGCACGGGCTGGTCAGCTTCAACGCTGCCGGCACCGGCTCGGCGGTCGCCACCGTCATCGCCCTGGCCGGTCTCACCCTGGTGCTGCCCAGGTTCACGACGTCCGCGCAGGGCCCGCAGTACTCACCCTCGCAGCTGGCCTTCGCCGCCATCGCCTCGCTGGCGCTCTACGTCGCCTTCCTCTTCACCCAGACCGTCCGCCACCGCGACTTCTTCCTGCCCGTCACCAGCGACGAGCACGGCCGGATGACGGGGATCGTCGACCTCGACGAGGACAGCCACGCTGACCCGCCCTCGGCCGGCGAGGCCGGGCTCAGCCTGGCCCTGCTGCTGGTCTCCCTGGTCTCGGTGGTCGGTCTGGCGAAGGTCCTCTCCCCCACGATCGAGAGCACCGTGAAGAACCTCGGCTTCCCCTACGCGGTCGTCGGCGTCGTGATCGCCCTCCTCGTCCTCGCCCCCGAGTCGATCGCCGCGGTCCGCAACGCCTCCCGCGACCGGGTGCAGACCAGCCTCAACCTCGCCTACGGCTCCGCGATGGCCTCGATCGGTCTCACCATCCCGACCATCGCCGTCGCGATGATCTGGCTCAGCGGCCCGCTCGTGCTCGGCCTGGAGCCGACCCAGATCGTGCTGCTGGTGATCACGGTCTTCGTCACCGGGCTGACGGTCGTCCAGGGTCGCGTCTACGCGCTCCAGGGGTTCGTCCACCTGGTGCTGATGGCGTCGTTCCTGTTCCTGTCGATCCAGCCGTAG
- a CDS encoding DUF3375 domain-containing protein, which produces MSDTRVEAAYAGALAAFRNPMLDLLHGRFAPFVVAVLSVTFTSERAAVPVVDAHAEIADMLDRLRATGHAEGDGGEVMLPVGTARDLCRQWVRAGWLLRQIEGEDEVYRLSAHAVGALEIAGRASGSRARVSESRVRTLLEAVERLAQDADPDVLTRVARLTEEIAERRAEIARLDRTGVVDTVDDDTLLEQAENILHLTRELPADFARVVESIRAMQRDVVTDLRQDVRPAGEVLREYLQRGKDVMASTPEGKAFAGALRMIGDPRRLDDLATNLRTVLRHRFTKEMGPTERAELAAVGRRIETGVAEVLAAQQTASHVITTQVRTHDPARDRQVDDLLRDVMVGFQAWMPTSRPAEAVEPLRRLPLADLGHLRQSVSELRPPEPPAPLADWGDVESAVEDTKAWGGPGYRAIEAHLDAYVAAADGPVDLAEVFAAAPEEIRRPVDLLGLLEIAHRRGMAETGEISTIEAVRADGVRRRFAFGGVRMTDGGTGEGTDVD; this is translated from the coding sequence ATGAGTGACACTCGCGTCGAGGCGGCGTACGCCGGGGCTCTGGCCGCCTTCAGGAACCCGATGCTCGACCTCCTGCACGGCCGGTTCGCGCCGTTCGTGGTGGCGGTGCTCTCGGTGACCTTCACCTCCGAGCGGGCCGCGGTCCCGGTGGTGGACGCGCACGCCGAGATCGCCGACATGCTCGACCGGCTCCGGGCCACCGGCCACGCCGAGGGCGACGGCGGCGAGGTCATGCTCCCGGTCGGCACCGCGCGCGACCTGTGCCGCCAGTGGGTGCGCGCCGGGTGGCTGCTGCGCCAGATCGAGGGCGAGGACGAGGTCTACCGGCTCTCCGCCCACGCGGTGGGTGCCCTGGAGATCGCCGGCAGGGCGAGCGGCTCGCGGGCCCGGGTCTCGGAGTCCCGGGTCCGGACGCTGCTGGAGGCGGTCGAGCGGCTCGCCCAGGACGCCGACCCCGACGTGCTCACCCGGGTGGCCCGGCTGACCGAGGAGATCGCCGAGCGCCGCGCCGAGATCGCCCGCCTGGACCGCACCGGCGTCGTCGACACCGTCGATGACGACACCCTGCTCGAGCAGGCCGAGAACATCCTCCACCTGACCCGCGAGCTCCCGGCCGACTTCGCGCGCGTGGTCGAGTCCATCCGAGCGATGCAGCGCGACGTGGTGACCGACCTGCGCCAGGACGTACGCCCGGCCGGCGAGGTGCTGCGTGAGTACCTGCAGCGCGGCAAGGACGTGATGGCCTCGACGCCCGAAGGCAAGGCGTTCGCCGGTGCGCTGCGGATGATCGGCGACCCACGTCGTCTCGACGACCTGGCCACCAACCTGCGTACGGTGCTGCGGCATCGGTTCACGAAGGAGATGGGGCCGACCGAGCGGGCCGAGCTCGCCGCGGTCGGACGGCGGATCGAGACCGGTGTCGCCGAGGTGCTGGCCGCCCAGCAGACCGCCTCCCACGTGATCACCACCCAGGTGCGTACGCACGACCCGGCCCGCGACCGGCAGGTCGACGACCTGCTGCGCGACGTCATGGTCGGCTTCCAGGCGTGGATGCCGACCTCGCGGCCGGCCGAGGCCGTCGAGCCGCTGCGCCGGCTGCCGCTCGCCGACCTGGGCCACCTGCGCCAGTCGGTCAGCGAGCTGCGCCCGCCCGAGCCGCCGGCGCCGCTGGCCGACTGGGGCGACGTGGAGAGCGCCGTCGAGGACACCAAGGCGTGGGGCGGGCCGGGATACCGGGCGATCGAGGCCCACCTGGACGCCTATGTGGCGGCCGCCGACGGGCCGGTCGACCTGGCCGAGGTCTTCGCGGCAGCGCCGGAGGAGATCAGGCGACCGGTCGACCTGCTCGGGCTTCTCGAGATCGCCCACCGTCGCGGGATGGCCGAGACGGGGGAGATCTCCACCATCGAGGCGGTGAGGGCCGACGGGGTGCGGCGCAGGTTCGCGTTCGGCGGGGTGAGGATGACTGATGGTGGAACTGGCGAAGGGACCGACGTTGACTGA